CCTTGCATTGCTTCAATACACTACTAGAGTGGCCATCACCCGTTGTTCATATGTTCTGATTCGGCTTGTACCGTAATAACCCTGAAGTAATTTTTAAGCCATGTATAGACTATATTTGTAGTTCTTGTGCAAGCCGATGAGGTTTGCTACACATGCGCAAGCCTTCTTCCTACTGTTGTCACCTTGTATAAATATATACTAGTTCATTTCATTTCATTATTGTTTCCTGTTATAAATAATAGTACTATGCAAGTATTGTTTACTATTTCTCAGACCTTTAAGATGTACTTGTAGCATAAACATTAACTTTCATGTCGTTACTCGTCGACCTAGTTGTCGTAAACTTCAAATGTTCATGTGTCAACAAATTTACACATCATGGAAGGATATTGTTTGTTAGTGATGCCATTTTGTTGGCTTTTATATGGCCTCAACTACTGCTGCCATTGTACTTGGAGttctatgatatgtgttttgttactTTGTCATTTGACTTTCATTCACACACTTTTCCTTTGGATTAATTTTAAGCAACCTCGGGTCTACTCTTCTTTTATAGTAGATACAATGTTATTCTCATTTGTAGACACTATAAGATTTAAGAATTTTGGACATGTAATTCATTTTTATATTTTGGACAGCGGGCTACTTGGTGTTGGTCATCACAATCAGCCACGACATGATAGTTGCCATCAAGAGCGCCGACCGCAAGAGCCTGAGTAACAGCCTCAATATTTTATATGTTTTGATGATGTAAAATTGATTGTACTTGTTCATAACTCTGATGTGTGATATATTTTGTCAATCTGTGTTGTAAGACATCATTTCATAGAGGATTTTGTAAACTACTATGTTGTATATGCATATGGATGGTTGCATGCCAGATAAACTATGTAATGTCTGGAACTTTGCAAATACTTTTTGTTGGACAAACAGGATTTGGGTATCGGATTATGCTAAAAATTGTACTGTGTCAAAGTCTGGCCAAAAGAAATGGGGTCGACCAAATTTAAATTGCGCTTTAAATTGTGCCTAAATCCATGACGACTTTTGTGACGAAAAATAGTATCCACGCAGCCAGCCACGTCACTTGAATTGGTCAACTGAAAATCCGACGTGGCGTTAGTCTATGACGGATTTGTTCCGTCACCAAGGTTTGGGCCTGGGCGGGCCTGGGGCAGATCCATGACGGTCAAGAACCGTCAGGAAAGCACAatatcaaattatgacgcgatatacatgacggattttaaATCCGTCAAGGATGGGCACCCATGACAATTTTTCCTTAATTTGTGACGGACAAGATCCGTCACGTattaacatatttcttgtagtgttattTCCATGTTTATAATTAAGTATTTATAGTTTATGCTATAACTGCTACGATTATGAAATATGTGATTCAGCGAAAAACTCATAAGCACGCTTGCAATCTGTAGAAAGGCCGTGCTTTTGGTCTTTTGTTCGAGAGATCACTCGTGAACAGTTCCAGAGACCTTGACGATCTACACCAACTCTTCTCCCACTGCATTTCGAAGTTGTTAACATCCGATCTAAACCTCTAAagcatcttcatagtgttcctaGGATTGTGTTCGTAGGATGAATTTTTTGTTTTCTAATACGTttcccgacaactcttctcttcttcttctctcctTCGATTTCTTCGATTCCAATGCACCGTGACGACTCCGGCGAGCTTGTTGAGCGCTGGCAGCCGCTTCGACTCCAACCTTGATGTGGACGAGGAGTTGGCCGTGCGCATTGCCCTCGAGTGGTCGACGGTGGACACAGGGGCAGTTTCGGATATGCCCCTCGCTGCTCCCCGCGCATTCAGTGCAGTTTAACTCTTGTTTTCGTCAACAAGTAATGATTGTATATTCCCCGCAAAAAATCTTATGATTGCACAAGTAAATTTTCACTAATTAATTCAGTACGTACTCTACTCTGCAGGGTTCAGGTGCCGACTGCCGGCCGCCAGGTACTAATTCGACATTCCATTTGTTAGTGATAATCTTTCTTTCTGGCCCCTGTTGCTGTCAAGCCAAAAGGCAACGATTCTTGCTTTTCGTTGGAAAAGGCCCCAACCGTGAAGCAGGCGGGGGCCCTTTGACGTTGCTGAACGCCGGTAGCGGCCAACAGTGCACGCGGTATGATCTGCGCCGATCGAAACGATATTCGGCAGATATGAAAGCGACGGACAAGATCACACGAACTCGATATGTATGAGCCGTCTGTCGTTGCAGATAAGTTCGAGTTAAATGATGCGGCCAAGCCAACTTCTATTTGAAGTAACACTACGCTGGATGCAACATCCAGCAACTATTGCCTGCGTGAGTGCAAAGAACATTCAGCTAAACTCATTCGGAGCCACATACATGGAACcttcagaagaagaattgttcagtCCTCTTGAACAGTTCTACAAAAATGGACGTAAATTCTAAGTTTCTAACCATTTCCAAAAGTGGAACGCTTTCAACTCAAACCTGTTGCTTGCCAATTGCGCGCAGTCGGAAAAATAGGTCTGCGTGCTTTGTTTTTCTTTGCTTTTTTGTTCCATCGAACATAGTCAACGTACAAACTAATCTTTTTATACGAAAGGTAGTCAACGTCCTCTCAAAAAACGGGCAGGTACAGAAAAAGGGGGCCTGAACTTGACCTTGAGGCCGATAGCGTACATCGTTGACGTTTAACTTGGAGCTTGGTGAGTAATTTAAGCCCGGAAGAGGTTGACCAACTAAAGAGACGGTGCCTTAGTATATTTCCTGGAGTACCGAACTTCTATTGGAGCATCTCTAGCATACTCCTTAAACCGCAAAACTGAAAAGACGGGTTTCAGTTCGCGAAAAACGCATTTTAAGTGTTGGTTTGAGCTGCGGCTGTGTAAACCCCTTAAACATGGACTGTAAAATCGATTATTCGTGTATATTCTTCCCCACGTCTTCTTCTCCTTCTCGTCCATGTCCACGGTTAGCTAGCTCGCTCCTATGAAGCCGGCGGACAGCGCAGGAAGCGGCCAAATACGGAGCCGCCGGCGTCGCTCGCACCGAGGCGCCCAGCGTCGCCGTCGCTGCTCGAATAGGTCCAGAAGCTAGCTAACGCTGGCGTCGAATCGATCCAGGAGATTCTTAGGAAGTGAACCCCAAGATTCTAAACTATTTTCATAGTTTGTATCTCCCTCAAGGCTACAATGATATGAATGAACTATTGCAGTTTGTAACCCCTTGAGTGGCAGAAGCAATGAATGATAGTCTTGAAAGCGAGTTCACGACAGAGGAAGTTAAAATATCTCCATTCCAGATGACTCCGTCGAAGGTTCCGGGTGCTGATCGTTTCACCACCGGATTTTCAAACGACATTGTTACGTCGATCATAGGAGAGGATATGGTGACAGCGATCTTGGAGTTCCTCAATGAGGTTGAGTTGCCGTTGGGTTTAAGTGACACTGCCATTACACCTGTACCCAAGGTACGCAACCCACAAAAAACCAACTAACGTGGTGTCAATGTTTGGAACTCCGAGCCTGAAAGAACCAACTGTCGCAAACACCGAGATGATCATGGCAATGACTGAAGCAAGATGGTGGCCAGGTTTGCTCGGATCtgttgactgcatgcattggagaTGAGAGAAGTTCCCAAAAGCTTTACAAGGGCAATATCAGAGTCATGTTAAGAAACCCACCACGATTGTTGAAGTAGTTGCATGACATGATCTTTGGAGTTGACACACTTTCTTTGGCAATGCCCGAAGTCTCACAATAACATCAATATGTTGCAACGATCGTCATTTTTGCTAGGTAAAATCCCGATCCCCAGAAGTGTGAATACGAATCTTGACAATCTCCTCTTCGTCATGATGATAGAAAGGATACTTAGTCAAATTTTCATCCCAAGTCATTCTCCCACTAAAAGAAATCGAAGACCCACTTCAACCTAGTATTATGCCATTTAGCTGAAATTTTAATGCTATGAAACAAGAGGTGGATATTTCTGTGGAAGCTTTTACTGAGTGGTAGCTTTGTTTGCTGACGGCGGTGGGCCGAATTACTAGTGGCACATTTGATTATATTGGAGAAAGGAGAGCATAGGTAGAAAAATGCAAGGTTGGTTTGAAAAGAACTTTGGCATGCACAGGGCGTGAAGTACTGTTCTAATCGGTAATCCAGGGCATCCCTGTTCATGGGTGAAGCAGGAAAAGAGATCCGATGGGATCAGCTTTATGGCAATGGTGTCAATTAAAAAAAAATAGTGATTCAACTAAATATAGTGATGGATTTTTAAAAATCATTGGTGTCACTTGACACGAGAGGCTATACTACTACAGCTTTGGTGAATTATATTGTAAAATCATCCTTGGTGCTGTTGTGACTCGGAGCGAGCGTCATATGCTCTAGCGGAAGCAATCACATTGGAGACTTCAACATGTGAGAAACTGTTGTGGACCGCTCTTTTACAAGACAAAATGTTATTTGGAACTGATAGATGCAAGGTAATTATTACAGTTATGCATGATATCTGCACTGCCCTGAATTTGTACCACCTGGATGGTTTCTAAATGTTGTTAGCAGCCTCATGGCTAATTTTAACCGAATTTCAGTTAAGCAATAAAAAAAGGAACTTGATTCGAAGCACGGAGAGCATGGTGCATAGTACATAGTACGTGTCACGCGCGCCAGCACGCAGCCGACACGGGACCCAGAAGTGCACGACGAGCCGGCGAGTGCGTCGGGCAGCGGCGAGGGGACGCGGGCGGTCGTGGCTGGATGAATCTCCACCTGGCGAACCAATCTCAGGATGCGACGCTCACTCGTTGCAAAGGTCTCGCTTTCACTGGTCGGCTCGTCGACTCTGCTGGACCCACGTAGCCCAACAAAATAGTTTTTGACTGGCCGCGCGCTAGTGTAGTACTACTACTTTCCCAAGGATCGCTTCTAGTGCGTGAGCTGCTGTGACGCTGCTCTTTCCGCGTCAACTCGAACCCTTTCGCGGTGGAAGCCGCGGTGTGCAGCGTGGCCGGCAAGCTTGTGAATTCACGCTGGATTTCCTCCGTCGGAGTCATGGCCACGCGACCTAGTATTGCCTAGTAGTACAGGCGAAGTAGCATGTAAATTTCTTCCGCCTAATCGAAGGTGTCGCAATGGGGAGCGGTGAAACATAGAGCAGCAGTACGAAAACGGAGTGCTTGTGCAAGAGCGAGATCATTTGCATTACTCTTTGTGTTGCAAAGCAACAATTCGGTACATGATAATTCGTGGCAAGCTAAACACTCAAAAGACTGACGATGCCTAACTGAATCGTCGTAGGCTATATTGCCATCGCCGTTGTACTCCACGTCCAAAGTAATGGGGAGAACGCCGGACTCTGCGCCGCTGGGTTCTTCGTTTGTGATCGCGCCGTTGTCCAGGTCGGTCATCTCCTCGATCACCAGGGGCACTGCGTCGGGTGCTTCAGTTGGCGCGGCGAGCACATCGATCCATCCCTCCTCGGAGTCCCAGTCCGGGAGCGCCGAGGCAGGGCAGGCCAATGCCCTCATCCTCATCTCGGCCGAGCTGTCGTGCTCCGCCTCATCCGTGTCTGAATTCGATTCCCAGAATGCTGCGTCCAGCGTGCTCTTCGGCGACACCAATTTGCCCTCCATGGTTCGCGGCTTCGCGTCGACGGCAGCCGAGGCCAGGAACTGGTGCTCCAGCAGCAGCTCGGCCGTGCACCGGCCGCTGGCCTGCCTGACAAGGCATCTGGCCAAGAAGTCCTTCGCGTCGGCGGATAGCCATTCGGGAACCTCGGGCACGGCCTCCGTGTAGCCGATCCGGTGCAGCGCCGCGAGCGCGTTGCCGTCCATGCCGCTCCACGGCCCGCGTCCAGTGGCCATCTCGACAACCATGCAGCCGAGCGCCCAGACGTCGGCCGCGGGGCCCTGCTCCTCGCCGCGCGCCACCTCGGGCGCCATGAACGCGGGCGTGCCGCCGATGATCGGCCCGCCACCGGCTCCCGCCTTCCTCGCGCA
The sequence above is a segment of the Triticum dicoccoides isolate Atlit2015 ecotype Zavitan chromosome 1A, WEW_v2.0, whole genome shotgun sequence genome. Coding sequences within it:
- the LOC119355170 gene encoding mitogen-activated protein kinase kinase kinase 17-like is translated as MAVSVGKQWTRVRTLGRGASGAEVFLAADDASGELFAVKSASSACAAALRREQCIMSGLRSPRVVSCIGGRGARDGSYQLFLEFAPGGSLADRVAIDGGLDERALRGYAADVAAGLAYLHGAGMVHGDVKARNVVIGADGRAQLADFGCARKAGAGGGPIIGGTPAFMAPEVARGEEQGPAADVWALGCMVVEMATGRGPWSGMDGNALAALHRIGYTEAVPEVPEWLSADAKDFLARCLVRQASGRCTAELLLEHQFLASAAVDAKPRTMEGKLVSPKSTLDAAFWESNSDTDEAEHDSSAEMRMRALACPASALPDWDSEEGWIDVLAAPTEAPDAVPLVIEEMTDLDNGAITNEEPSGAESGVLPITLDVEYNGDGNIAYDDSVRHRQSFECLACHELSCTELLLCNTKSNANDLALAQALRFRTAALCFTAPHCDTFD